In one Candidatus Hydrogenedentota bacterium genomic region, the following are encoded:
- a CDS encoding endonuclease/exonuclease/phosphatase family protein, with product MRAILAICLCAAGAYAQTPGAIKVITYNVQFLPGIAEGQNKRPDPEYRAKRIAEEVGKFDIVALQETFEERHRTAIKESVKAAWNGQLNAFESPKPAGFLTNGGCLLLTRLPILATGAVVYKNFSSPKEYGFRADGFAAKGAIWARIARGESAKDDYIDVFVTHLEARADDKRPLQYKELAEFIKAKSDPNRPLLLVGDLNTRGMAEYRNDPGSQYSVMMKAFGEARGEAGISDTWLTLMGDQLGGTTDQESDTVGRRIDYILLGNPKPPIAQLKPLAIKVNTYQDPKVTALSDHNAVEAEFEWPLPK from the coding sequence ATGCGTGCGATACTCGCGATTTGCCTTTGCGCCGCCGGCGCCTACGCGCAGACTCCCGGCGCGATCAAGGTCATTACGTACAACGTGCAATTCCTCCCGGGGATCGCGGAGGGTCAAAACAAGCGCCCCGATCCCGAGTACCGCGCGAAACGCATCGCGGAAGAAGTCGGCAAGTTCGACATCGTCGCACTGCAGGAGACCTTCGAGGAGCGGCACCGCACGGCGATCAAGGAAAGCGTGAAGGCCGCGTGGAACGGCCAACTGAACGCGTTCGAGAGCCCCAAGCCCGCGGGCTTCCTTACCAACGGCGGATGCCTGCTGCTTACGCGCCTTCCCATCCTCGCGACCGGCGCCGTCGTTTACAAGAATTTCTCTTCGCCAAAAGAATACGGGTTCCGCGCGGACGGCTTCGCCGCAAAGGGCGCGATCTGGGCGCGCATTGCACGAGGCGAATCGGCCAAGGACGATTATATCGACGTGTTCGTGACGCACCTCGAAGCGCGCGCCGACGACAAGCGCCCTCTGCAATACAAGGAACTGGCCGAATTCATCAAGGCGAAGAGCGACCCGAACCGGCCCTTGCTGTTGGTCGGCGATCTCAACACGCGCGGCATGGCCGAGTACCGAAACGATCCCGGGTCGCAGTACTCGGTCATGATGAAAGCGTTCGGCGAGGCGCGCGGCGAAGCGGGCATCAGCGACACCTGGCTTACCCTGATGGGCGACCAACTCGGCGGCACCACGGATCAGGAATCGGACACCGTTGGCCGGCGCATCGATTACATCCTGTTAGGCAACCCAAAACCGCCTATCGCGCAACTGAAACCGCTTGCGATCAAAGTGAACACCTATCAAGACCCGAAGGTCACGGCGCTGTCCGATCACAACGCGGTTGAAGCCGAATTCGAGTGGCCGTTGCCGAAATAG
- a CDS encoding BlaI/MecI/CopY family transcriptional regulator codes for MARRPTQGPTAAELEILHVLWQRGPSTVRDVYEALNQVRRTGYTTALKLLQIMTDKGLVRRDESRRSHVYEPAIPRDTVRKSQLSALIDQLFDGSCSQLVLHALRAKSISREEVDAIERLLDQHKGK; via the coding sequence ATGGCGCGGAGACCTACACAAGGTCCCACCGCGGCGGAACTCGAAATACTGCACGTACTTTGGCAGCGGGGACCGTCGACGGTTCGGGACGTATACGAAGCTTTGAACCAGGTGCGCCGCACCGGCTATACCACCGCGCTTAAACTACTCCAAATCATGACGGACAAGGGCCTCGTTCGCCGCGACGAGAGCCGCCGCAGTCATGTCTACGAGCCTGCGATCCCGCGCGACACCGTCCGCAAGTCCCAACTCAGCGCACTCATCGACCAACTCTTCGATGGGTCCTGTTCCCAACTTGTGCTCCACGCGCTCAGGGCCAAATCCATCTCCCGCGAGGAGGTCGACGCCATCGAACGACTGCTCGACCAGCACAAGGGCAAATAA
- a CDS encoding addiction module protein, with product MHTSVEQLAEEAMALPAASRARLADILVESLGVAELSDIDTLWLNEAKRRRDDVRAGHVDTIPGDEALRKVRDSLR from the coding sequence ATGCACACGAGCGTAGAACAACTCGCAGAAGAAGCTATGGCGCTTCCTGCGGCGTCGCGGGCCCGATTGGCGGACATTCTTGTGGAAAGTTTGGGTGTCGCGGAACTGAGTGACATTGATACGCTATGGCTAAATGAAGCCAAACGCCGCCGCGACGACGTCCGTGCAGGGCACGTTGACACTATTCCGGGCGATGAGGCCCTCCGTAAGGTACGTGACAGCCTGCGCTAA
- a CDS encoding DUF2961 domain-containing protein: protein MPKRTATKIFLLVTLAGLAQADQGANDPLGIARLRDDTTRQLTTFNLETRNKVIDVPRGKAVTVGEVKGNGYIANLWLTFPGWFWQHWNPSAPINPTILKTLILRIYWDGSDKPAVEAPMGDFFGIGLCEVKSFASQYFGMSSGGFYCKFPMPFRKGFKIEIENRDDAIDTIVFMNVLYQLTGNIPKDAGYFHAQFHTGKNEGPNPVHIAEWTARGQYVGCTLSMQGEERNYLSFLEAPEYIYIDDDWEKPRITGTGLEDYFLGGWYFREAEFAGPLHGVPVKDALTASVAMYRAHDADAIHFRERFKMDFVNPWAPERLKPFVYSSVAFAYLNTPEGQNPPTPSANELLCWYRLRDRDHQSIP, encoded by the coding sequence CCACCCGCCAGCTCACCACCTTCAACCTCGAAACCCGCAACAAGGTTATCGATGTGCCGCGCGGCAAAGCGGTCACCGTCGGCGAAGTGAAGGGCAATGGCTACATCGCCAACCTTTGGCTCACCTTCCCCGGCTGGTTCTGGCAACACTGGAACCCCTCCGCGCCGATCAACCCAACCATCCTCAAGACCCTTATCCTTCGAATCTATTGGGATGGCTCCGACAAACCCGCCGTCGAGGCGCCCATGGGCGATTTCTTCGGCATCGGACTCTGCGAAGTGAAGAGTTTCGCGTCGCAGTACTTCGGCATGTCCAGTGGCGGCTTCTACTGCAAGTTCCCCATGCCCTTCCGCAAAGGGTTCAAGATCGAGATCGAAAACCGCGACGACGCCATCGACACCATAGTGTTTATGAATGTCCTCTACCAGTTGACCGGCAATATCCCGAAGGACGCGGGTTATTTTCACGCCCAGTTTCACACCGGCAAGAACGAAGGCCCCAATCCCGTCCATATCGCAGAATGGACCGCCCGCGGCCAGTACGTCGGGTGCACCCTCTCGATGCAGGGGGAAGAGCGCAATTACCTCAGCTTCCTCGAAGCGCCCGAGTACATATACATTGACGATGACTGGGAGAAGCCCCGCATCACCGGCACCGGCCTCGAAGACTACTTCCTCGGCGGCTGGTACTTCCGCGAAGCCGAGTTCGCCGGCCCGCTCCACGGCGTGCCCGTGAAAGACGCGCTCACCGCATCCGTTGCCATGTACCGTGCGCACGACGCCGACGCCATCCACTTCCGCGAACGATTTAAGATGGACTTCGTGAATCCGTGGGCGCCGGAGCGGTTGAAGCCGTTTGTCTATTCATCGGTGGCTTTTGCCTACCTCAACACACCCGAGGGCCAGAACCCGCCGACTCCCAGCGCGAACGAACTTCTCTGTTGGTACCGGCTTCGTGACCGAGACCACCAGAGCATTCCTTAA
- a CDS encoding Gfo/Idh/MocA family oxidoreductase has product MSQKGSGMDRRDFFRRAGVGAAAVGMGLAAQEAAADRWVTARKHNPHEPKTGRLLQPDEVIGIGMIGVGGMGGGHVGELLEREKGGEKQQIRAVCDCYTKRQNGNRKRVKDTVGRDVETYYDYTKVLERDDIHAVVVATPDHWHAQISIDAMNAGKDVYCQKPVTLTIPESLAVRNTAYATGRVFQCGAQRTSQDFFWQAKKFIEKGGIGKVVWAQGDYGRNSAGGPNDRGGEWNWPIDPDASQDESSGENYIDWEQWLGSAKKRPFSKARFFQFRKYWDYSGGIATDLLYHLLAPMTIALGLSAPEKASAGGGIYVQHDDREVPDTFMVTLDYPEDVTLVLTSSMANRQFNPITIRGHKATIRPHDDGMQVTAEKEFAEWFTKEFGAPEIIVKNETREDHMTNFLNACRTRGAVHCDPETAYRAMAAARMGCDSWRQDEVIFWDNAKEKYVKKHPRPNRASRWPQEPEPTAT; this is encoded by the coding sequence ATGTCGCAGAAAGGTTCGGGCATGGACCGGCGCGACTTCTTCCGACGGGCCGGTGTTGGCGCGGCAGCAGTTGGAATGGGCTTGGCCGCTCAGGAAGCCGCTGCCGACCGCTGGGTGACCGCGCGCAAGCACAATCCCCACGAGCCGAAGACCGGCCGTTTGCTTCAGCCGGACGAGGTCATCGGCATCGGCATGATTGGCGTGGGCGGCATGGGGGGCGGGCACGTCGGCGAACTGCTCGAACGCGAGAAGGGCGGCGAAAAACAACAAATCCGCGCGGTCTGCGACTGCTACACGAAGCGCCAGAACGGAAACCGGAAGCGCGTGAAGGACACGGTCGGGCGCGACGTGGAAACGTACTATGACTACACGAAGGTGCTCGAACGCGATGATATCCACGCGGTCGTCGTCGCGACGCCGGACCACTGGCACGCGCAGATCAGCATTGACGCGATGAACGCGGGCAAGGACGTCTATTGTCAGAAGCCGGTGACGCTGACTATCCCGGAGTCACTCGCCGTTCGCAACACGGCGTACGCAACGGGCCGCGTGTTTCAGTGCGGCGCGCAGCGCACGTCGCAGGATTTCTTCTGGCAGGCGAAGAAGTTCATCGAGAAAGGCGGCATCGGAAAGGTCGTGTGGGCGCAGGGCGATTATGGCCGCAATTCCGCGGGTGGGCCGAACGATCGCGGCGGCGAGTGGAACTGGCCCATCGATCCCGACGCCAGCCAGGACGAATCGTCCGGCGAGAATTACATCGACTGGGAACAGTGGCTCGGGTCCGCGAAGAAACGTCCATTTTCGAAGGCGCGTTTCTTTCAGTTCCGAAAGTACTGGGATTATTCCGGCGGGATCGCGACCGATCTGCTCTATCATCTCCTCGCGCCGATGACGATCGCGCTGGGCCTTAGCGCGCCGGAAAAGGCCAGCGCCGGCGGCGGCATCTACGTGCAGCACGACGACCGCGAGGTGCCCGACACGTTCATGGTGACCCTCGACTATCCCGAGGACGTAACGCTGGTGCTCACCTCGAGCATGGCCAACCGGCAGTTTAATCCCATCACGATTCGCGGACACAAGGCGACGATTCGTCCGCACGACGACGGCATGCAGGTCACCGCGGAAAAGGAATTCGCGGAGTGGTTCACCAAGGAATTCGGCGCGCCGGAAATCATCGTCAAGAACGAGACGCGCGAAGACCACATGACGAATTTCCTGAACGCGTGCCGCACGCGCGGAGCCGTGCATTGCGACCCGGAAACCGCGTACCGTGCGATGGCCGCGGCACGCATGGGTTGCGATTCGTGGCGGCAGGACGAGGTAATCTTCTGGGACAACGCGAAAGAGAAGTACGTGAAGAAACACCCGCGCCCGAACCGCGCGTCGCGCTGGCCGCAGGAACCGGAGCCGACGGCGACATGA
- a CDS encoding TolC family protein: MWRIIPLLLSPIVAFAGPGRPFVEPEGPLTLQRAVDAALENNPRLAPFAWDIRISDARITQARLRPNPELSVEIENIVLGGGADRTTATRAIGVAPPGLSLEPEIDGTQTPPIALRPQISRGDGSAELGRDEQSGVSGLGNAEFTLSLSHIIELGGKRAARIEAAERGRAVAEWDYEVARYEVVGDVIAHYAETLAAQSRVNEERAVVELADTFSSTVAQLVAAGSVSPLEARRARAAAEQESLELTARERELEQARLRLAATWGSTNPIFTETVGDVSSSPALPPLETIIGQREQHPALQRWGAELARRGAVFRQERSSRVPDLTVRLGYRATGVEEGGVRGWSFGSDGLAASRADSGGDDWEHSLVLEASLPLPVFHRNQGAIREAELNHEKLGDERRAWEAELAAALTELYSVANAARERIEGLDQRILPELEKTYALTREGYQRGKFAFLDVLDAQRSAVGARLELLEARISYQQAVADMERLVGAGIVSAIEIPAAASATHDESTEQSQ, encoded by the coding sequence ATGTGGCGGATTATTCCGCTTCTACTTTCGCCGATTGTTGCGTTCGCGGGGCCCGGGCGACCGTTCGTGGAGCCCGAAGGTCCGTTGACGTTGCAGCGCGCGGTCGACGCCGCGCTCGAAAATAATCCCCGGCTCGCGCCGTTTGCGTGGGACATCCGCATTAGTGACGCGCGCATCACGCAGGCGCGTTTGCGTCCGAATCCCGAGTTGTCGGTCGAGATCGAGAACATCGTGCTTGGCGGCGGCGCGGACCGCACGACGGCAACGCGCGCGATTGGCGTGGCGCCGCCGGGACTTTCGCTCGAACCTGAAATAGACGGCACGCAAACGCCGCCGATTGCGTTGCGCCCGCAGATATCCCGGGGCGACGGGTCCGCGGAGCTTGGGCGAGACGAGCAATCCGGCGTTAGTGGCCTCGGCAATGCCGAGTTCACGCTATCGCTTTCGCACATCATCGAGTTGGGCGGCAAGCGCGCCGCGCGCATCGAAGCGGCGGAACGCGGGCGCGCGGTTGCGGAGTGGGACTATGAAGTCGCGCGATATGAAGTGGTCGGCGACGTCATTGCGCACTATGCGGAAACGCTCGCGGCGCAGAGCCGCGTCAACGAGGAACGCGCCGTGGTCGAACTGGCGGACACGTTTTCGTCAACCGTGGCGCAACTTGTCGCGGCGGGCAGCGTGTCGCCGTTGGAAGCGCGGCGCGCGCGCGCGGCGGCGGAACAGGAAAGTCTGGAACTGACCGCGCGCGAGCGCGAGTTGGAGCAAGCGCGTCTGCGGTTGGCGGCGACGTGGGGATCGACCAACCCCATCTTTACCGAGACTGTCGGCGACGTTTCGAGTTCACCGGCGCTGCCTCCGCTCGAGACTATTATCGGCCAGCGCGAGCAGCATCCCGCGTTACAGCGCTGGGGCGCGGAGTTGGCGCGGCGCGGCGCGGTGTTTCGGCAGGAGCGCAGCAGCCGTGTGCCCGACCTGACGGTGCGGCTGGGTTACCGGGCGACGGGCGTCGAAGAAGGCGGCGTGCGCGGTTGGAGTTTCGGATCGGATGGTCTTGCTGCCTCGCGCGCGGACTCCGGCGGGGACGATTGGGAGCACTCGCTCGTGCTCGAAGCGTCGCTGCCGTTACCCGTCTTTCATCGCAACCAGGGAGCGATACGCGAAGCGGAACTCAACCACGAGAAACTGGGCGATGAACGGCGCGCGTGGGAAGCGGAACTCGCCGCCGCACTGACGGAGCTGTACTCCGTCGCCAACGCGGCGCGGGAGCGCATTGAAGGCCTCGATCAGCGCATCCTGCCCGAGTTGGAGAAAACTTATGCGCTCACGCGCGAGGGCTATCAGCGCGGCAAGTTCGCGTTTCTTGATGTGCTCGATGCGCAGCGCAGCGCCGTGGGTGCGCGGCTCGAACTTCTCGAAGCGCGCATTTCGTATCAACAAGCGGTGGCCGACATGGAACGGTTGGTTGGCGCGGGTATCGTTTCGGCGATCGAAATCCCCGCCGCGGCCAGCGCCACACACGACGAATCAACGGAGCAATCACAATGA
- a CDS encoding septal ring lytic transglycosylase RlpA family lipoprotein, translating to MFEVIALMLLSHQPLQPVAVGEASYYTIASSSAWTASGERMRNEGFTCAMNTGDFGDYVLVVAESGKSVVCRLNDRGPFVKGRVIDLSQAAMRELSPGSGTAKVSVYRLGRNAPTVTPIRR from the coding sequence ATGTTCGAGGTAATCGCGCTCATGTTGCTTTCGCATCAGCCCTTGCAACCCGTAGCGGTGGGGGAGGCCTCGTACTACACGATCGCCAGCAGCAGCGCTTGGACTGCTTCCGGCGAGCGCATGCGCAACGAAGGCTTTACCTGTGCCATGAACACGGGCGATTTCGGCGACTACGTTTTGGTCGTCGCCGAGTCCGGCAAATCGGTTGTATGCCGATTGAATGATCGCGGTCCTTTCGTGAAAGGACGGGTCATTGACTTGTCGCAGGCGGCAATGCGGGAGCTCAGCCCGGGATCGGGCACGGCAAAAGTTTCAGTCTATCGATTGGGACGCAACGCGCCAACCGTAACGCCGATTCGGCGTTAG
- a CDS encoding MBL fold metallo-hydrolase translates to MEILSFETTPFIENCYVVRDSGEALVIDPGEATPELLDAIEGYTVKTVVNTHCHCDHCGGNAEILLKTGAELICHENELGLLRALPQQGMMFGVPFDPSPDPNRFIKEGDTVSVGAITFAIREAPGHSPGHVILVGDGFVISGDVLFAGSIGRTDLPGGSYPQLIQSIRTKMLTLPDVTIVYSGHGPETTIGVERRTNPFLVDT, encoded by the coding sequence ATGGAAATCCTTTCGTTCGAAACGACGCCGTTCATTGAGAATTGTTATGTCGTGCGCGACAGCGGCGAGGCGCTCGTCATCGATCCCGGTGAAGCCACCCCGGAACTTCTGGACGCGATCGAGGGATATACCGTCAAGACGGTGGTCAACACCCACTGCCACTGCGATCACTGCGGCGGGAACGCCGAAATACTGTTGAAGACCGGAGCGGAACTGATCTGTCATGAGAACGAGTTGGGCTTACTGCGCGCGCTGCCCCAGCAGGGCATGATGTTTGGCGTGCCGTTCGATCCGTCGCCCGACCCCAACCGATTCATTAAGGAAGGCGACACCGTTTCCGTCGGCGCCATTACGTTCGCGATTCGCGAAGCGCCGGGGCATTCGCCCGGTCACGTTATTCTCGTGGGCGACGGCTTCGTCATTAGCGGCGACGTGCTCTTCGCGGGCTCCATCGGCCGGACGGACCTGCCCGGCGGCAGTTATCCGCAATTGATTCAATCCATTAGAACCAAAATGCTGACGCTCCCCGATGTTACCATCGTATACAGCGGACACGGCCCCGAAACGACCATCGGCGTCGAGCGGCGCACGAATCCGTTTCTAGTCGACACATGA
- a CDS encoding VWA domain-containing protein has product MSTLKRLLGKFGAALFAAAMLAPGPMASGLEAAPPLPGREREILPGGCIIVPPKDGRPGGECPLEHTDVKAEVSGFIARVTLTQRFGNPFTEPIEAVYTFPMSDRAAVDTMLMKVGNRVIRGNIKEREEAQRIYQQARDAGKTASLLDQERPNIFTQSVANILPGNTIEITISYVEYLKYEDGEYEFSFPMVVGPRYVPGNVTAPNTDPRKAGPNATDQVPDAGRINPPITPEGTRAGHDISLSVKVDAGLPLQDIQSVLHEVDVQSNGNIAEVSLKNRSEIPNRDFVLKYKVAGQDIGDAVLSHAGAKGGFFTLVLQPPARVTPQQATPKEMIFVIDCSGSMSGFPIEKAKKTMKLCIEGMNPNDTFNLVTFAGGLGYCFDKVVPNTPANQTKALEYLANLEGGGGTEMMPAINAALGGPHDPERLRVVCMMTDGYIGNDMEILDAIQKNAKDTRVFSFGIGNGVNRFLIDGMAREGRGEAEVVSLESDGDAAAKRFHERIQSPVLTDISVDFGGLNVSEVFPDPAAIPDLFSAKPLVLTGRYSGSGNGAITVRGETAGGPFERTIDVNLPATEPDHDVLAPLWARKRIDWLMEQDWLGIQRGNANKDVKGDITKLGLEFGLVTQFTSFVAVEEKVVTEGGKPKTVEVPVEMPDGVSYEGIFGKEREQLAALGYAGVAFNGVASTAPAAPAPILRQRLESASRAMKAADAISGEARPAEAAAAPTPVMTEEAKAAASPKLDSKLVGLAGKLVNGNYSQGNVKVLNGVIKVNVYLSDMSDAAIKAVKDAGGKVVAERRSGKMLLVSIRVQDLAKLAEVEAVVRIEPSGS; this is encoded by the coding sequence ATGTCTACGCTAAAACGGTTGTTAGGAAAGTTTGGCGCGGCGCTGTTTGCCGCTGCGATGTTGGCGCCAGGCCCTATGGCGTCGGGGTTGGAGGCGGCCCCTCCGCTGCCGGGTCGTGAGCGGGAGATTCTGCCTGGGGGGTGCATCATTGTCCCGCCGAAAGACGGGCGGCCAGGCGGCGAGTGTCCGCTCGAACATACGGACGTGAAGGCGGAAGTCTCGGGCTTCATTGCCCGCGTCACCCTGACGCAGCGGTTCGGCAACCCGTTCACCGAGCCGATCGAGGCGGTCTACACGTTCCCGATGTCCGACCGCGCCGCGGTGGACACGATGCTGATGAAAGTGGGCAACCGCGTGATCCGTGGAAATATCAAGGAGCGCGAGGAAGCGCAGCGCATCTATCAGCAGGCGCGCGACGCCGGCAAGACCGCCAGCCTTCTGGATCAAGAGCGCCCGAACATCTTTACGCAGTCGGTCGCAAACATTCTTCCGGGCAACACCATCGAGATCACGATCTCGTATGTCGAGTACCTGAAGTACGAGGACGGCGAATACGAATTCTCGTTCCCCATGGTCGTCGGCCCGCGGTATGTCCCCGGCAACGTGACCGCGCCGAACACCGACCCGCGCAAGGCGGGGCCGAACGCCACGGATCAGGTGCCGGACGCAGGACGAATCAACCCGCCGATCACGCCGGAGGGCACTCGCGCCGGGCATGACATCTCGTTGAGCGTAAAAGTGGATGCCGGCCTGCCGCTGCAGGACATTCAAAGCGTGTTGCACGAGGTGGATGTGCAGTCCAACGGCAACATCGCGGAGGTGTCGCTGAAGAACAGGAGCGAAATTCCGAATCGTGATTTTGTTCTCAAATACAAGGTGGCCGGGCAGGACATCGGCGACGCCGTACTGTCGCATGCCGGCGCGAAGGGCGGCTTCTTCACTCTCGTGCTGCAACCCCCCGCGCGCGTGACGCCGCAGCAGGCCACGCCGAAGGAGATGATCTTCGTCATCGATTGCAGCGGCTCGATGAGCGGCTTCCCGATCGAGAAAGCGAAGAAGACGATGAAACTGTGCATCGAGGGCATGAACCCGAACGACACGTTCAACCTCGTGACGTTTGCGGGCGGACTCGGCTACTGCTTCGACAAAGTCGTGCCGAACACGCCAGCGAACCAAACGAAAGCGCTCGAGTACCTCGCGAACCTCGAAGGCGGCGGCGGCACCGAAATGATGCCGGCAATCAACGCCGCGCTCGGCGGTCCGCACGACCCCGAACGGTTGCGCGTCGTCTGCATGATGACCGACGGCTACATTGGTAACGACATGGAAATCCTCGATGCGATCCAGAAAAACGCGAAAGACACGCGCGTCTTCTCGTTCGGCATCGGGAACGGAGTCAACCGGTTCCTGATAGACGGTATGGCGCGCGAAGGCCGCGGCGAGGCGGAGGTCGTCTCGCTCGAATCCGACGGCGACGCCGCAGCCAAGCGGTTCCACGAACGCATCCAAAGCCCCGTCTTGACCGACATTTCGGTCGACTTCGGCGGACTGAATGTTAGCGAAGTGTTTCCAGATCCCGCGGCTATCCCCGACTTATTCTCCGCGAAGCCGCTCGTGCTGACCGGACGCTACTCCGGCTCCGGGAATGGCGCGATCACCGTGCGCGGCGAGACGGCGGGCGGCCCCTTCGAGCGCACGATCGACGTAAACCTTCCCGCAACCGAACCGGATCACGACGTGCTCGCGCCGCTCTGGGCGCGCAAGCGCATCGACTGGCTCATGGAGCAGGACTGGCTCGGTATCCAGCGGGGCAACGCGAACAAGGACGTCAAAGGCGATATCACCAAGCTGGGCCTCGAGTTCGGACTCGTGACGCAATTCACGAGTTTCGTCGCGGTCGAAGAGAAGGTCGTCACGGAAGGCGGCAAACCCAAAACCGTCGAGGTACCGGTCGAAATGCCCGACGGCGTCAGCTACGAAGGCATCTTCGGCAAGGAGCGCGAACAACTCGCCGCACTGGGGTATGCTGGCGTGGCATTCAACGGCGTTGCTTCCACCGCGCCCGCGGCGCCCGCTCCGATATTGCGCCAGCGGTTAGAGAGCGCAAGCCGGGCAATGAAGGCAGCCGACGCGATTTCGGGCGAAGCGCGCCCGGCAGAGGCAGCGGCGGCCCCGACACCGGTAATGACGGAGGAGGCAAAAGCGGCTGCGTCGCCGAAGTTGGACTCCAAGCTCGTTGGCTTGGCTGGCAAGCTCGTTAACGGCAACTACTCCCAAGGCAACGTGAAGGTCTTGAACGGCGTGATCAAGGTCAACGTTTATCTGTCCGACATGTCCGACGCCGCGATCAAGGCAGTGAAAGACGCGGGCGGGAAGGTCGTGGCGGAACGCCGCTCCGGCAAGATGCTCTTGGTGAGCATCCGGGTGCAAGACCTGGCGAAGCTCGCCGAAGTCGAGGCGGTGGTGCGCATCGAGCCATCGGGATCGTAA
- a CDS encoding alpha/beta fold hydrolase: MRGLVCLCALSIVSAMADPIEGYWEGALTNKGQDCPIQVEFAKVDGKLTGSFSMPVYRWVDCPFDELELTGGKLRAVYDSTPPLVFEGSPQGRGKNVSIAGEWSVGTYRAPFSLRRAAKPDLPYAIEEVTFTNGEVTLAGAVYSPKAPGKHGAVVVLHGSGDNPRWHFVQPADWFARQGMVCLIFDKRGNGKSTGKWLDVGFNELADDGVAGLRMLQARDDVDPKRIGFWGISQAGWIMEAAAQRCADAAFFVSISGGTAIVEREGYWDYERVLRNNGYSDQDVADTIDMMRRYNAVIRTGEGYQEFLEWMQPMREKPYWMLLEWAPRPPTAINQQWYKRVMDFNPEPILRELNIPMLFLFGEADDSNPTAEGVEMLNRVKNETNKDITVRVYPGADHGIRVAAAPDAAFPFRVRPQAFWDDTAQWLNEKGINP; encoded by the coding sequence ATGCGTGGTCTGGTGTGCCTGTGCGCGCTATCCATCGTTTCCGCAATGGCCGATCCGATTGAGGGCTATTGGGAGGGTGCGCTGACGAACAAAGGGCAGGATTGCCCGATACAGGTTGAGTTCGCGAAAGTGGACGGCAAACTCACTGGATCGTTCTCGATGCCCGTGTATCGATGGGTGGACTGTCCTTTCGACGAACTCGAACTGACGGGCGGAAAGCTGCGTGCCGTGTACGATTCGACGCCGCCGCTGGTATTCGAGGGGTCGCCGCAAGGCCGCGGCAAGAACGTAAGCATCGCCGGCGAGTGGAGCGTTGGCACGTATCGCGCTCCGTTTTCGCTTCGGCGCGCAGCAAAGCCCGATCTGCCATACGCGATCGAGGAGGTGACGTTCACGAACGGCGAGGTCACGCTTGCGGGCGCCGTCTACTCGCCCAAGGCGCCCGGCAAGCATGGGGCGGTGGTGGTCCTTCATGGCAGCGGCGACAACCCGCGCTGGCACTTCGTTCAACCTGCCGATTGGTTTGCGCGGCAAGGCATGGTGTGCCTGATCTTCGACAAGCGCGGCAACGGAAAATCGACGGGGAAATGGTTGGACGTCGGGTTCAACGAGTTGGCCGATGACGGCGTCGCGGGTTTGCGCATGTTGCAGGCGCGCGACGACGTCGATCCGAAGCGCATCGGGTTCTGGGGAATCAGCCAAGCCGGTTGGATTATGGAGGCGGCGGCGCAACGCTGCGCGGATGCCGCGTTCTTTGTGTCGATCTCGGGCGGCACCGCGATTGTCGAGCGCGAAGGGTATTGGGACTACGAACGCGTGTTGCGCAACAACGGGTACTCGGACCAGGACGTCGCAGACACGATCGATATGATGCGGCGTTACAATGCCGTCATTCGAACCGGCGAGGGTTACCAGGAGTTTCTCGAGTGGATGCAGCCGATGCGCGAGAAGCCGTATTGGATGCTGCTGGAGTGGGCGCCGCGCCCGCCGACGGCGATCAATCAGCAATGGTACAAGCGCGTCATGGACTTCAACCCCGAGCCCATCCTGCGCGAATTGAACATCCCGATGCTGTTCCTCTTCGGCGAGGCCGACGACAGCAATCCCACGGCGGAAGGTGTCGAAATGCTGAACCGCGTGAAGAACGAGACCAACAAGGACATTACCGTTCGCGTGTATCCCGGGGCGGACCATGGCATCCGCGTTGCCGCCGCGCCCGATGCGGCGTTCCCGTTCCGCGTTCGCCCGCAAGCCTTCTGGGACGATACGGCGCAGTGGCTGAACGAAAAGGGCATCAATCCGTAG
- a CDS encoding type II toxin-antitoxin system RelE/ParE family toxin, translating into MNEYLEATAYYNEQSGVLAERFVESVEGAIQRIPEAPNRWRILDADVRRCLTHVFPYGVLYTIEADYILILAVMHCSREPGYWKDRRR; encoded by the coding sequence CTGAACGAATACCTCGAAGCAACTGCGTATTACAATGAACAAAGCGGAGTCCTTGCGGAGCGGTTCGTTGAATCGGTTGAAGGCGCCATTCAACGCATTCCCGAAGCGCCGAATCGGTGGCGCATTCTCGATGCCGATGTCCGCCGCTGCCTGACACACGTATTTCCATACGGCGTGCTGTATACGATCGAAGCAGATTACATCCTCATTCTGGCTGTGATGCATTGCAGCAGGGAGCCTGGTTATTGGAAGGATCGGCGAAGATAA